Within the Metasolibacillus fluoroglycofenilyticus genome, the region TAAAGACAACGAATGATGCACTATTTGCCTTTAGCGACTTAAAAGATGTCTATGTAAGCGCATTGTATGAGGGCTTTGAGAGCTATAAAACGATTGCTTCCGTTGGGGAGAAGCCATTTATCCAACTTTCCTCTGAGGGAGATATTATTGTTTTAGCGGATATTGAAGATACGGATTGGCCATTGCATCCATCCTTTCCACTCTTTTTATGGAGTGTGGAGCAGCAGCTAGTCGAATCCTCTAGCTCACTCGGTATTTTTGCACCGAATGAGGAACGAGTAGTGGCATTAGCACAGGGAGATTGGTCTGTCTATTCACAGGAAGATGAATTCTTATCAACTGTTACCAATGGTATTTTAACAGCCCCAATGAAGCCGGGAGCCTATATCGTGCGTTCAGCTGATGAGGCGAAACGCTTCATCGTGCAATTGCAGGCACAGGAGCGCATCATCGAAGAAGGGACAAGCTATACAATTGGCGCGTTACCAGATAATGGTGGAGAGGAAATGTCGAAATCATCCATTGTGCCATGGATTATCGTGCTTGCTTTACTATTGTTAATTGTGGAATGGGAGGTGCAACGACGTCGTGGATTTACGAATTGATATACCGCTTGCATTGTTATTATTACTTCCACTATTAATTTATTTTATTTGGACATATTGGCGAGAGCGAGAGCGTCTGAAAAAAAGCCATATTGTTGTGTTAGGGATTCGAATTGTAGCAGCAAGCTGTCTTGTTTTTGCACTTGCAAGTCCCTATATTTTATTACCGATTAAAGAGCAGCAAATCATTTTTTTAGTTGATCGTTCAGCCTCAATGAATACAACAGAGCAGGAGCTTACTGATTTTATTGTGGAAAGCTTAAAGGAGAAAAAAAATGACCAAGCAGTAGGTATTTATTCCTTTGCTTCAAATATGCAAACGGAAGCGATGTTAGCGGCTGATTTAAAGGAAGTACCAAAGTTTACGGCACTAAAAAATAATGGTGAAACGAATATTGAGCAAAGCTTGCAAATTGCTACAGGAATTGTTGATCCGCAAAAGGCAACGCGCTTTGTCCTCTTAACAGATGGGAATGAAACGAAGGGGGATGTGTTAGAATTTGCGAGCAAGTTCAAAGGTTCTACAATGAGCGTAGATGTCGTGCCATTTCAGCAAAAAGTGACTAATGACGTATCATTGAAAAGCTTTGTGACACCGCAAATTGCATATGCTGGCGAACAACAGCAACTCGTAACAGAAATTTACGCAACCGAAGCTGGGCAAGGAGAGCTTTTATTATACGAAAATGACCAGCTTATTCACCGAGAAGCAGTTGAATTAACAGAGGGCTCCAATGTTTTTACTTATAAGCATAGTATGAAATCAGAAGGTCTTGTAAAATATGAGGCTGTTGTACAAGTTGGAGAAGATGCGATTTATGAAAATAATAAGCTGACAAGTATAACGATGGTACAAAGTGAGCCGCGCCTGTTAATTGTTAATGGCTATGACACGGCATCGCCAATAGCTGCTGCATTAGGCCAGCATGCTATTAACTACGATGTGGTCGCAGCTACCAGCTTACCAAACGACCTTTCAAGCTATTTGCAATATAATGCCATTATTTTTGATAATGTATCAGGGCATTTAGTCGGAGAAGCAAAAATGCTCGTTATTGAGCAGGCTGTGAAAAACTTCGGTGTAGGCTTTGCGATGATTGGTGGAGAAAATAGCTTTGGCTTAGGGGGCTATTTTAAAACACCAATTGAAGCATTATTACCTGTTGAAATGGAGATAAAGGGCAAGGAGCAGCTCCCTTCATTAGGTCTTGTTATTGTGCTTGACCGTTCTGGGAGCATGTACGGCAATAAGCTAGAGCTTGCTAAGGAAGCGGCAGCACGTTCTGTAGAATTGCTACGTGAGGAGGATACACTAGGCTTTATCGCCTTTGATGACCGTCCGTGGGAAATTATCGAAACAGGTCCGTTAGGTAGCAAGGAGGATGCTGTCGATACGATATTATCGGTGACACCGGGTGGTGGTACAGAAATTTATAGCTCATTATCGCTAGCCTATGAAAATTTAGCTGATTTACAATTACAGCGCAAACATATTATTTTATTAACAGATGGTCAATCCCAGTCTGGTAATTATGAGGAGCTAATTGAAGAAGGCAAAAATAATAACATTACGCTATCAACCGTAGCGATTGGTAGTGACGCAGATGGTGCGTTATTACAACAGCTAAGTGAAATGGGAAGTGGGCGCTTTTATGATGTAATTGATGAGCAAATGATTCCTTCGATTTTATCGCGCGAAACAGCGATGATTTCACGCACTTATATTGAGGATAACCCATTTTATCCTACGATTTATAATGCGCCAGGCTGGAATGCGTTGTTCGCGCAAGGTGTACCGGAGATGAATGCCTATATCGGAACGACAGCAAAGCAAGGAGCGATTGTAGTGGCAGAAAGCGCAAAGGAAGATCCTGTGCTTGCGCAATGGCAATATGGCTTAGGGAAAACTTTTGCCTTTACGTCTGATTCAACGGGAAAATGGACAGGCGACTTTGCGAGATGGCAGGATTGGGGAATGTTTTGGCAAACGATGCTATCACAAATGCTCCCAAGCTATAATGATATCGCCTACGATGTACGTTTAGAGGCAGACGGTACCTTTATGATTACAGACCCGACAAATGAGGCCGCTTTTTTAGATATTGTTGCTGTCAATGAAGCAGGAGAAGAGCTGGAAACACAACTTGAGATGATTTCCGCATCCCAAGTAAGGGCGACGGTGGAGGCAGAGCAAGGGCTTATTTTCTTCCGCATTGCTGATGAGGAGCAGGCCATTTACCAGGCTGGTTTAACTGTTCCATACAGTGCAGAGTACGAGTTAAGGCCTGTCAATGACAGGTTAGTGGAAGAATTGACGGAGCGAACAGGCGGTGCTATTTTGAAGGAGCCAGCCGAAATTTTCCGCGACTTCACAACGAAGGGCGCGGAGCGTCAAAATATTGCTACATGGCTATTATTAGCAGGTATGCTATTATTCTTTATTGATATTACACTACGTCGTTTTGGCTGGGGTTTTTTCGTTAAGCCGAGAAAGGACGCAACGATTGTAGAGCAAAAGCCTGTACAGGCAGAGGATACAAATGTTGCCCAGCTTTTAAAAGGAATGAAGAAAAGGTAAGGAGGGCGTCCAACAAGCCGTGCAGTTGCCGGCTTTTGGACGCTTTTATGTGGTGTTTTGATCAAATGAAAATAGAGGGAGTTTTCTTTGAAAACAATAGAAACATTGGTTTCAGAGGTATCACTTAAGGAAAAGCAACGAAAATCTTTTGTGGTAAATACTACGAGAGGACAATAAAAGAAACAACTATTTAGCTAAAGCAGCTGACTTTTAAAATATTACTTTAGCCCTTGCTTGCTGCCAATTGTTGCATCACTTCCCGCTGCTGTTGCGCTTCTTTTTTAGCCACAAGAAATTGTTCAACAAGCGCAATATTTGCTTCCATTTTTTGCACTTGTCCTGTTGATATAATGCTATTGCTTTTATAGGTGTTCAGTTGCTGCTCTAAATTGCCTTTAGCTGCAGTAAGTGACTGCAGCATGCTGTTTTGCATTTTTGTTTGTAAAAAGCTTTCTGCTGTCACACCGTTTTGATTATGCGTGTCAAGAAATGGATGAATGCCCTCCGGTATTTGTGTGCCAGATAAAAGTCCTTTTCCGAGCGCCACAGAGCCAGCATAAGAGAACATGTTGAACATCGATTCAGATTGCGTTTTCTGCTGCTTTTTATCGCGTGCATTAAACACATCTAATAAAGAGTCATAAAAATCTTTGCCGTCTTCATTAATAAAGCGAGCATCTTTCGTTGTTGACCATTGACTGGCTAATAGTTGTGCATTTGTAATAGGATTTGTCATTAGCATCCCTCCTACTATTGCTATCGGTATTAATTTTCATTATTGAAATAGCCAGCTCCAAATGACGGCGATTCCTCTCCCGGCAAAATAGAATGCGAGAATAGCACCAATAATAATAAATAAACAGCTAAATAGTACGCCATACATAAGCCTTTTTGGAGAAGGAATTTTGCGATTTCCCCATTCCTTTGGGTTGTCACTTGCTACAGTATGAACCTTCCCGCAATTTGGGCATGCCTCTATAAATAAACGATTTTCAATTGTTTTCCCATTGATACGTGCAACTTGAACAGACAAATTAGCTGTGGCAAAGTCGATTGTAAATGATTCTCCACATTGCTCACATTGTTGTATCATTTTTTTCGCTTCCAATAATAGTCATCCTTTAAGTTATAGTTAGGGGCTTTTAATGCGCTGCTAAAACCGAACAACGGATTTTTTTAGGCTATAAATAACGATTCGCTCATAAAGTATGGAAAATCGCTCAGAAAGCCCCAAAATTCGCTCATAAATCTTAGTTTATTCACTTGGCTGCATTAAATGTGGGGCTTTGCGTGTTGTCCACATAAAGGCTAGCAGCAAGCAAGCGAGTAAAATTAATGTTCCGAACATATAAGGTGCATCCATATTCCAATCAAATAAAGTACCAGCAAGGGCAGGTCCTACCATATTACCTAAGCTCATATAAGCATTATTCATACCTGCAGCATAGCCTTGCCCTTCACCCGCTAGCTTTGATACGAGCGTATTGACTGCCGGGCGAATAAATGTTGTGGCAATTGAGAACAGTGTAGCGACAGTTAAAATAATAAAGAAACCGCTAATATAAATCATTAAAAGCATTGTAATGGCTGCAACGAATAAATTGATAAGAATGACTTTCATTTCACCGAAGCGTTTAAACAATCGGTCGATGACAAACATTTGCAAAACCACTCCTGCAAAGCCACCAACAGTTAATACGATGGCAATATCTGTAGGCGTATAGTGGAATTTATAGCCTAAATAAATGGCCATTGTCGCTTGGAAATTAGCGATGCCGAAGCTAAAAGTAAAAATAACGATTAGCACAACGAAGTAAGGCATTTTTACGGAATTCGCTAATTGTTTAAATAGGTTTTCCTTTTTCATCTGCTGTCTTAATTGCACGGCTACATTTGGTAAAACAAAATAGGAAATAAGTGCAGTGGCTAACGCAAAGCCACCTGCGATGTAAAACGGAAAATGTAAGTTAACCTTTGCTAAAAACCCACCAATTCCAGGTCCAATTGTGAAGCCTAATGACATGGCAGCGCCTAGCATCCCCATGCCTTTTCCTCGCTCCTCCACTGTTGTAATATCAGCAACATAAGCCATTGTCGGTGCCATGATTAGTGCTGCACCAAGTCCAGCTAAAAAGCGTGCGACAAAAAGCATCCAAACCTGTGTAGCAAGCCCGAAGAAAATTTGCGCACAGCCATAAATAACAAGACCTATAATAATAAATATTTTACGGCCATGACGATCCGATAACTCGCCTGCAATAGGAGAAAATAAAAATTGAGCGAGAGCAAAACCAGCAATAAGAAAGCCTAGTACTTGTCCGCCAACCCCAAAAAGCAATAAATAATCAGGCATTACAGGAATGATAATCCCAATGCCTCCCATTGTAATAAATAAGCTAAACATTAATATGTATAATGCGGATTTATTCGTTTGTTGTGTCATATTGAGTCCATCCTTTCAGTTCAATTTAGTCTACCATAAGGGACGATGAACAGCTATTAATTAAGATTATAGCAGTGTCATCAATTAGTTCATTTTCGGCATAAAAAATTATGAATATGAGAAAGTATTTTTGATTTTTTAACCTAATTTTAACCTTGTGTCTATATAGTCTATTTATGAGAAAACAAATGAAGGAGGATAGTAATATGCAACAAAAAAACAAGCAAACATTAGCACTTATCGCCATTATAGTATTGCTAGTACAAACTGTATTTAGTAGTTTATCAGTTATGGCGGTAAGTACCACCTCTACACTACAGGTTACGATGACCACAGATGGCAAGTCGTATGTAGAAGGCGATATAGCGACAGGCCCTGTAGCCATTCAAGTGACCTCAACTTCTGCGGACAGTGGCACGGTAGAATTTTCACAAGACGGGCAAGCATGGCAGCCTTTTGATGTAACAAAATTATTAATTACTTATGCAGACAACCAGCCACCAATCGGAACTTTGTCTGTTCAACAAGGAACGCATACGAATAATTCTACTGTTACGCTTGATATTGCCGCATCCGATGTCGATGCGGGAGATACTGTGACGGCTATGAGATTTACGGAAGATTTGGGAAATTGGCCATCTGTATGGGAAAACTTCACTGATTCAAAGTCGTTCCAGCTATCGCCGGGGGATGGTAACAAGACTATTTATATGCAGTTGAAGGACAGTCGGGATGGAATTTCGGCTATTTACAGTGCATCAGTTTATTTGGATACGTCTGCGCCAACTGGAACAGTGCAGATTAATGGTGGCGCCATTTTTACTAATTCGACAGCCGTTAACCTAAGTTTGACCTATGCGGATGGTGCAGCAACCGGATCGAAAGAAATGCGGTTCTCGAATAATTCCCTTGATCCCCTTTCGTGGGGGGGATGGCAACCATTTAATCCGTCGGCCTCGTGGAATATTGTCAATCAAGAGGGAGAGAACACTGTTTACGTCCAATTTAGAGATGCTGCGGGCAATATTAGTTCGAGTATAATCAGTGATACGATTATTCTCGATATAACGGGACCTTCTGGAACAATCATGATTGAGGAAGGTGCTTTGAAGACAGCAAATAACAATGTCAACCTTACAATCAATTATAGCGACAATTTTTCTGCCGTGCGTATGCGATTGCGCAATGAGAACCAGCCTGCGGGTTCTGGTGTATGGGAATACGCTTCGGCATCCAAAATTTGGACGCTTTCTGGCGGGGAAGGAACTAAAACCGTATATGTAGAATTTTGTGATATGGCAGGCAATATAGGTACAGCAGTAAGTGCAAGCATTGAATTGGATACAACGCCTCCTCAAGTAGTTGGGGTAGTAAATGGGGGACTTTATAACAGCGCCGTAACATTGAGCTTCAATGAAGGAGTAGCAACACTGAACGGCACCTCTGTAACCTCTCCTTATATGGTCACAGATGAAGGTGATTATACGCTCATTGTTACAGACGATGTCGGTAATACTACGACTGTTTCATTTAAGATTGATCGGACACCACCAGATGGGGAGGTTACGATAAATAACGGTATTCAGTGGACGAACAACGTCAATGTCACATTGAGGCTATCGGGCTTAAGTTCGGATACTCATCAATTGCAAATAACGAATAATCCAGCGGACTTCAATGATCATGGTGGTTGGTTGCCTATAGCGGCAACGATAAGTTGGACCTTAACGCCGGGGGATGGCGAGAAAACGGTATATGTCCGCTTTAAGGACAGGGCAGGCAATATTAGCGGTATTGTAAGGGATTCGATAACACTTCTAACCGCAGCGCCAACTGGAACGGTAACAATTGATAATGGAGCTACATGGGCAAACACAACAGCAGTAGAGCTTGCTTTTGATAACCTTAGCGACCATATTGCAGAATTCCAAGTATCGAATTTGAACGGAGATTGGAGCACAGCGGTTTGGATGCCGATTGTGCCAGTATATAATTGGAATCTTGCAACAGGAAACGGCGATAAAACAATTTATGTCCGTTTTCGTGATAGGGTGGGGAATATCGGAAACGCAGTTAGTGCTACAATCAAGCTAGATATGGAAGCACCGACAGGGACCGTTGTAATTAATGGTGGAAACGAGTGGACAATAGATACAGATGTAACATTATCGTTTGCGGGAATCAGTCCAGATGCGGAAGCAATGCAAATATCGAATGATGCTGATACGTGGCCAGTTACATGGGAAAATATCACATCAACATACAATTGGAGTCTGTCAACAGGTGATGGTGTAAAGACAGTTTATGTCCGCTTCCGTGATGGAGCGGGTAATATCGGAAACGCAGTTAGTGCTACAATCAAGCTAGATATGGAAGCACCGACTGGAACCGTTATAATTAATGGTGGAAACGAGTGGACGATGGATACAGATGTAACATTATCGTTTACAGGAGTTAGCCTTGATGCGAAAACAATGCAAGTATCGAATAATGCTAGCACATGGCCGTCTACATGGGAAAGTATCACATCAACGTACAACTGGAATCTTGAAGCGGGAGATGGTGTAAAGACAGTTTATGTCCGCTTTAAAGATGAAGTAGGAAATATAAGTAATGCCATAAGTCAGACAATTAAATTGGATACGGAAGCACCGACCGGAGCCTTTGTAATTAATGCTGGGAGAGAGTGGACGATGGATACGGATGTCACTTTATCGTTCACGGGAATCAGCCCAGATGCGGAAGGAATGCAAATATCGAATGATGCTGGTACATGGCCAGCTACATGGGAAAATATCACACCAACGTACGATTGGAGTCTGCCAACAGGTGATGGTGCAAAGACAGTTTATGTCCGTTTTCGTGATGGAGCGGGGAATATTGGAAACGTAGTTAGTGCTACAATCAAGCTAGATACGGTAGCGCCAACGGGAAGCTTTATAATAAATAGCGGAGACGAGTCGACGAAGGATAAAAATGTAACACTATCGTTTGTTGAAGTCAGTGCGGATGCAGAAGCAATGCAAGTATCAAATGAAGCTAATACATGGTCGTCTGCATGGGAAAATATTGCATTATCGTACAATTGGAATTTGACAGCAGGGAACGGTATGAAGACGGTTTATGTCCGCTTTCGAGATAAGGCGGGGAATATCAGCCCCCCAATTAGTGCTACAATCAAGTTTGCTGTGCCACCAACAGGAGGCAATACAACGCCACCCTCAATATTAAATGGCAATGGTGATTCGGCATCAGCACCTATTCAAATTACATTGCGTACAAATGGTGGTACAGCACTAACACCAATTGAACTTGCTTATAATACAAAAATAAATGACTTGCCTATCCCAACAAGAGAAGGTTACCGTTTTGACGGTTGGTATGAAGATGAGGCACTGACAAAGCCTTGGGAGGAAGATACGCTCGTCAAAGAGAGCATAACACTTTATGCAAAATGGACAGCATTGTCATTGGAAGAACAAGAAGTACCGCAAGAGCCACAGCGACCTGAGCCAGTCGTGATATTGAGTGATATAGCACAACATTGGGCGAAAGAGATGATTGAAGAACTAGTGGCACAAGGTATTATTCAAGGCTATGAAGACGGCACTTTCCGCCCGAATGAACCAATCAGTCGCATGCATGTGGCAGCCTTACTAACAAGAGCATTTCCTTTTGAACAAGTAAAGGAAGCAAGCCAATTTTCAGATGTGGCGACAACGCACATATATTATGAGGCGGTACGTACATTACAGCAAGCAGGAATCATTGATGGCACAAATGGGGCTTTCCTACCAACAGAAAATATGACACGTGCACAATTAGCAAAAGTGTTGGTCGGTGTACTTGGATTGACACCAGAGGGCACAAGCTCGTTCCTTGATGTGGATAGCAAGCATTGGAGTGCGGAATATATTGCAACATTAGAGCGTGAAGGAATCGCACTTGGGGATAATGGCAATTTCCGCCCAAATGAACCTGTGACAAGAGTGCAATTTGTAGCGTTTTTATATCGTATTATGCAAAGAGAGTAATATTAAAAGGAAGCTTGTTTGGAATTTTCCCCAAACAAGCTTCTTTTTAATTCATATTCATCTTAAACTCTAAAAACAATTCATTATATTTGCCTAGCCATTCAAGACCAAGGTTTTCGTATACTTCAAGATGCTCGCGTGTTTCCTCATCGGGATAATAACGTTCATCTTCTACGACTTCGGGGTCCAGTAGCTCCATGGCTGCTGCGTTTGGTGTAGAGTAGCCGACATAGTCTGTATTTTGGGCGTTAACTTCTGCGTCTAGCATAAAGTTAATGAAGGCATGTGCCCCCTCAATATTTCTTGCTGTTTTTGGGATAACAAAGTTGTCGAACCATAAATTTGAACCTTCCTCCGGTACAGCGTAGGTTAAATCCTCATTTTCATACATCATGTCTGCGGCTTGCCCTGACCAAGTTAAAGCAACAGCTGCTTCATTATTAATCATTAAAGGGGTAATTTCGTCACCGATAATCGCTTTTACATTTGGTGCAAGAGAAATTAACTTATCTGTTGCAGCCCGAAGGATTTTATCATCCTTTGTGTTTAAAGATTCTCCAATTGAATTTAAGCCCATACCTATTACTTCACGTGCCCCATCAACGAGAAAGACTTTATTTTTTAATGAAGGGTGCCATAAATCTTCCCAAGATTCAAAGGATAATTCATCTCCAATTATAGTAGGGTTATAAACAATCCCGACTGTTCCCCAAAAATACGGTAGCGAATATTCATTGCCCGGATCGAATGGTAAATTTAAAAAATATGGGTCAATATTTTGCAAGTTCGGTATTTTTGAGTGATCTAAAGGAATGAGTAAATCCTTTTCTTTCATCATTTCAATTGTATACTCAGAAGGGGTTGCTATGTCATAAGCTGAACCTCCTTGTTGAATTTTCGTTAACATTGCCTCATTTGAATCGAATGTCTCATAAATTACATGGATACCTGTCTCTTGTTCAAATTGTTTAATTAAGTCTGGGTCGATATATTCTCCCCAGTTGAAAACAGTTAGTGTATCCTTGCCCCCTTTGCCACCAGTGACTTGCAATTGATTGACGGCTAAAAATAGTAGAGCACAAGTAATAATAATCGCAATTGTAGCTTGAAGTAACTGTTTCATTCGTTAGCGTCCCACCTTTGCTTGTTTTGAGCGACTATTAACAAAATAGTAGCCGATGACAACAAGTACTGTAATGACGAAAATTAAACCAGAAATCGCGTTAATTGTTAAAGTAATCCCAGTGCGTGCCATAGAATAAATTTCTACAGACAATGTGCTAAAGCCATTTCCTGTCACGAAAAATGTAACGGCGAAATCATCTAATGAATAAGTCAAGGCCATGAAAAATCCAGCGAAAATACCCGGAGAAATATAAGGTAAAATAACGCGCATTAAAACATCGCGCTTTGTTGCACCTAAATCACGCGCCGCATCAATTAAAGATGTATTCATTTCGAGTAGCTTTGGCAACACCATGAGCACAACAATCGGCACGCTGAAGGCGATATGTGAGATTAGCACAGATGTAAAGCCTAATTTTATCCCAATAAAGGTAAATAAAATTAAGAAGCTAGCACCAATAATAACGTCTGGGCTTACAATTAAGACGTTATTGAAAGAAAGCAGTACACTGCGCATTTTAGCATTTTTAACAGACACGATGCCAATAGCGCCAAATGTGCCAATGACCGTTGCAAGCAAGCCTGAAAGTAGCGCAACTAAAATCGTATTAATTAAAATGATAATTAGGCGTGAATCACCGAAGACTGCAGCATAATGCTCTAGTGTAAAGGATTCAAATTCATTCATATTACCTGCGCTATTGAACGAATAAAAAATAAGGTAAAGGATTGGTGCATATAAAATGGCGAAAACAAGAACTAAATAAATTTTAGAAGCGGGCGATAGCTTTTCCATCATACGCGACCTCCCTTCGATTTTTTCCCTGTGAATAACATAATTAAAACCATAATAAAGATTAAGAATACGGCAATCGTTGAACCCATTCCCCAGTTTTGTGACACAAGGAATTGCTGCTCTATTGCTGTCCCGAGTGTAATAACACGGTTTCCTGCAATCAGTCGTGTAATCATAAATAGTGACAGCGCTGGAATGAATGTCACTTGAATACCTGATTTCACACCATCAATTGTTAATGGGAAAATCACGCGACGGAAAGTTGTAAAGCTTGATGCACCAAGGTCGCGTGCCGCATAAACAAGTGTTGGATTTAATTTATCAAGCGAGTTGAAAATGGGAATAATCATAAACGGTATGAAAATATAAACTGATACGAACACAAAGCTAAAATCAGTAAATAAAATTTGCTGCGGATCAAAGCCAAATACTTCAATCATAGCGTTCACAGGCCCGTATAAACCAAAAATACCGATAAAGGCATAAGTTTTTAATAATAAATTAATCCAAGAAGGAATAATGATGAGCATAAGCCATAAATGCTTATGCTTCGTTTTCGTCAATAAATAGGCAACGGGATATGATACGAGCAATGTGAAAAATGTAATTAAGAAGGCGTACCAAAAGCTAGATAGCGTCATTTTCAAATAAACAGTTGAGAAAAACGCAGCATAGTTGCCTAATGTAAATTTGCCTTCTAAGTCTTGTAAAGAATAATAAATAATTAAGGCAATGGGTGCAATAACAAATAGTGCAATCCAAATAACATAAGGAAATAATGCACTTTTTGAATTTTTAGTTTGCATCATCATCATCTCCATATGATTCAAGTCGCTTGTCGAAATCTTCCTCTGTTTCGTTTAAGCGCATAACATGAATAGCTTCTGGATCAAAATC harbors:
- a CDS encoding VWA domain-containing protein, whose product is MDLRIDIPLALLLLLPLLIYFIWTYWRERERLKKSHIVVLGIRIVAASCLVFALASPYILLPIKEQQIIFLVDRSASMNTTEQELTDFIVESLKEKKNDQAVGIYSFASNMQTEAMLAADLKEVPKFTALKNNGETNIEQSLQIATGIVDPQKATRFVLLTDGNETKGDVLEFASKFKGSTMSVDVVPFQQKVTNDVSLKSFVTPQIAYAGEQQQLVTEIYATEAGQGELLLYENDQLIHREAVELTEGSNVFTYKHSMKSEGLVKYEAVVQVGEDAIYENNKLTSITMVQSEPRLLIVNGYDTASPIAAALGQHAINYDVVAATSLPNDLSSYLQYNAIIFDNVSGHLVGEAKMLVIEQAVKNFGVGFAMIGGENSFGLGGYFKTPIEALLPVEMEIKGKEQLPSLGLVIVLDRSGSMYGNKLELAKEAAARSVELLREEDTLGFIAFDDRPWEIIETGPLGSKEDAVDTILSVTPGGGTEIYSSLSLAYENLADLQLQRKHIILLTDGQSQSGNYEELIEEGKNNNITLSTVAIGSDADGALLQQLSEMGSGRFYDVIDEQMIPSILSRETAMISRTYIEDNPFYPTIYNAPGWNALFAQGVPEMNAYIGTTAKQGAIVVAESAKEDPVLAQWQYGLGKTFAFTSDSTGKWTGDFARWQDWGMFWQTMLSQMLPSYNDIAYDVRLEADGTFMITDPTNEAAFLDIVAVNEAGEELETQLEMISASQVRATVEAEQGLIFFRIADEEQAIYQAGLTVPYSAEYELRPVNDRLVEELTERTGGAILKEPAEIFRDFTTKGAERQNIATWLLLAGMLLFFIDITLRRFGWGFFVKPRKDATIVEQKPVQAEDTNVAQLLKGMKKR
- a CDS encoding MFS transporter, coding for MTQQTNKSALYILMFSLFITMGGIGIIIPVMPDYLLLFGVGGQVLGFLIAGFALAQFLFSPIAGELSDRHGRKIFIIIGLVIYGCAQIFFGLATQVWMLFVARFLAGLGAALIMAPTMAYVADITTVEERGKGMGMLGAAMSLGFTIGPGIGGFLAKVNLHFPFYIAGGFALATALISYFVLPNVAVQLRQQMKKENLFKQLANSVKMPYFVVLIVIFTFSFGIANFQATMAIYLGYKFHYTPTDIAIVLTVGGFAGVVLQMFVIDRLFKRFGEMKVILINLFVAAITMLLMIYISGFFIILTVATLFSIATTFIRPAVNTLVSKLAGEGQGYAAGMNNAYMSLGNMVGPALAGTLFDWNMDAPYMFGTLILLACLLLAFMWTTRKAPHLMQPSE
- a CDS encoding S-layer homology domain-containing protein, translating into MQQKNKQTLALIAIIVLLVQTVFSSLSVMAVSTTSTLQVTMTTDGKSYVEGDIATGPVAIQVTSTSADSGTVEFSQDGQAWQPFDVTKLLITYADNQPPIGTLSVQQGTHTNNSTVTLDIAASDVDAGDTVTAMRFTEDLGNWPSVWENFTDSKSFQLSPGDGNKTIYMQLKDSRDGISAIYSASVYLDTSAPTGTVQINGGAIFTNSTAVNLSLTYADGAATGSKEMRFSNNSLDPLSWGGWQPFNPSASWNIVNQEGENTVYVQFRDAAGNISSSIISDTIILDITGPSGTIMIEEGALKTANNNVNLTINYSDNFSAVRMRLRNENQPAGSGVWEYASASKIWTLSGGEGTKTVYVEFCDMAGNIGTAVSASIELDTTPPQVVGVVNGGLYNSAVTLSFNEGVATLNGTSVTSPYMVTDEGDYTLIVTDDVGNTTTVSFKIDRTPPDGEVTINNGIQWTNNVNVTLRLSGLSSDTHQLQITNNPADFNDHGGWLPIAATISWTLTPGDGEKTVYVRFKDRAGNISGIVRDSITLLTAAPTGTVTIDNGATWANTTAVELAFDNLSDHIAEFQVSNLNGDWSTAVWMPIVPVYNWNLATGNGDKTIYVRFRDRVGNIGNAVSATIKLDMEAPTGTVVINGGNEWTIDTDVTLSFAGISPDAEAMQISNDADTWPVTWENITSTYNWSLSTGDGVKTVYVRFRDGAGNIGNAVSATIKLDMEAPTGTVIINGGNEWTMDTDVTLSFTGVSLDAKTMQVSNNASTWPSTWESITSTYNWNLEAGDGVKTVYVRFKDEVGNISNAISQTIKLDTEAPTGAFVINAGREWTMDTDVTLSFTGISPDAEGMQISNDAGTWPATWENITPTYDWSLPTGDGAKTVYVRFRDGAGNIGNVVSATIKLDTVAPTGSFIINSGDESTKDKNVTLSFVEVSADAEAMQVSNEANTWSSAWENIALSYNWNLTAGNGMKTVYVRFRDKAGNISPPISATIKFAVPPTGGNTTPPSILNGNGDSASAPIQITLRTNGGTALTPIELAYNTKINDLPIPTREGYRFDGWYEDEALTKPWEEDTLVKESITLYAKWTALSLEEQEVPQEPQRPEPVVILSDIAQHWAKEMIEELVAQGIIQGYEDGTFRPNEPISRMHVAALLTRAFPFEQVKEASQFSDVATTHIYYEAVRTLQQAGIIDGTNGAFLPTENMTRAQLAKVLVGVLGLTPEGTSSFLDVDSKHWSAEYIATLEREGIALGDNGNFRPNEPVTRVQFVAFLYRIMQRE
- a CDS encoding ABC transporter substrate-binding protein, with the translated sequence MKQLLQATIAIIITCALLFLAVNQLQVTGGKGGKDTLTVFNWGEYIDPDLIKQFEQETGIHVIYETFDSNEAMLTKIQQGGSAYDIATPSEYTIEMMKEKDLLIPLDHSKIPNLQNIDPYFLNLPFDPGNEYSLPYFWGTVGIVYNPTIIGDELSFESWEDLWHPSLKNKVFLVDGAREVIGMGLNSIGESLNTKDDKILRAATDKLISLAPNVKAIIGDEITPLMINNEAAVALTWSGQAADMMYENEDLTYAVPEEGSNLWFDNFVIPKTARNIEGAHAFINFMLDAEVNAQNTDYVGYSTPNAAAMELLDPEVVEDERYYPDEETREHLEVYENLGLEWLGKYNELFLEFKMNMN
- a CDS encoding ABC transporter permease, which gives rise to MEKLSPASKIYLVLVFAILYAPILYLIFYSFNSAGNMNEFESFTLEHYAAVFGDSRLIIILINTILVALLSGLLATVIGTFGAIGIVSVKNAKMRSVLLSFNNVLIVSPDVIIGASFLILFTFIGIKLGFTSVLISHIAFSVPIVVLMVLPKLLEMNTSLIDAARDLGATKRDVLMRVILPYISPGIFAGFFMALTYSLDDFAVTFFVTGNGFSTLSVEIYSMARTGITLTINAISGLIFVITVLVVIGYYFVNSRSKQAKVGR